A DNA window from Chryseobacterium scophthalmum contains the following coding sequences:
- a CDS encoding BrxA/BrxB family bacilliredoxin: protein MYPTDLVMPMKAELTDKGFADLATPAQVEDALKQSGTTLLVINSVCGCAAGAARPGVVYSLTGDKKPDHLTTVFAGFDKEAVEAARKHLAPFPPSSPCVALFKDGELVHMLERHHIEGNPAGAIAANLQAAYDEYC, encoded by the coding sequence ATGTATCCAACAGATTTAGTAATGCCTATGAAGGCTGAGCTTACAGATAAAGGTTTCGCAGATTTGGCAACTCCTGCTCAGGTAGAAGATGCTTTAAAACAATCAGGAACTACTCTTTTAGTAATCAATTCTGTATGTGGTTGTGCAGCGGGAGCGGCAAGACCGGGCGTTGTTTACTCTTTAACAGGAGATAAAAAACCAGACCATCTGACTACAGTTTTTGCAGGTTTCGATAAAGAAGCGGTAGAAGCGGCTAGAAAACATTTGGCACCATTCCCTCCAAGCTCACCATGTGTGGCTCTTTTCAAAGACGGAGAATTGGTACACATGCTTGAAAGACATCATATTGAAGGAAATCCTGCAGGAGCTATTGCGGCAAACCTACAGGCTGCTTACGATGAGTACTGCTAA
- a CDS encoding GatB/YqeY domain-containing protein, translating into MSLELTISEAIKTAMRAKDRVALDSLRAVKSQILLLKTEALGAEVSSEQEISILQRMIKQRKDSYEQFTAQGRNDLAEVEEAQMKVIEKFLPAQLSSEELEAEIKQIISETGAESIKDLGKVMGTASKNLAGKSDGKSISEMAKKLLS; encoded by the coding sequence ATGAGTTTAGAACTTACCATAAGTGAAGCAATAAAAACAGCAATGAGAGCTAAAGACAGAGTAGCTTTAGATTCTCTTCGTGCTGTAAAATCTCAGATATTATTGCTAAAAACCGAAGCTTTAGGAGCTGAAGTTTCATCTGAGCAGGAAATTTCAATTTTGCAGAGAATGATCAAACAGCGTAAAGATTCTTACGAGCAGTTTACAGCTCAGGGAAGAAATGATTTGGCGGAAGTAGAAGAAGCTCAGATGAAAGTCATTGAGAAGTTTCTACCTGCACAATTATCTTCTGAAGAATTGGAAGCTGAAATTAAGCAGATTATTTCCGAAACCGGAGCTGAGTCTATTAAAGATTTAGGAAAGGTGATGGGAACGGCTTCAAAAAATTTAGCCGGAAAATCTGACGGAAAAAGTATCTCAGAAATGGCGAAGAAGTTACTTTCATAG